In Desulfatiglans sp., a single genomic region encodes these proteins:
- a CDS encoding epoxyqueuosine reductase — MGLKEEIKEKAKAFGFDLCGVSDLLEIQKAENPPHRGLRKPLEVMPEAKSLIILGFVVWDESFNLVILSVPTSEKKQIDIYGFYNDIMETRAWRLSNWLQKEKGINSIPTLEIQLKPAAMLAGLGFIGHNTLLITPEYGPRVRWIALLVDTELDPDEPFERDLCAEQPLCRNKELCVKACPFQAIIPGPSQGVPPGEKVKVFDCVILHQADKELEEKWEKYIRRTTERGFMECTRCNVVCPYGKPVDDKIIPEKRGVSNHVQS; from the coding sequence ATGGGCTTAAAAGAAGAGATTAAAGAAAAGGCAAAGGCATTTGGATTTGATTTGTGCGGGGTGTCTGACCTGTTGGAGATTCAAAAGGCTGAGAATCCACCGCATCGCGGACTTAGAAAACCTCTGGAGGTGATGCCTGAGGCTAAATCACTTATCATCCTTGGCTTTGTAGTATGGGATGAAAGTTTTAACTTGGTGATTTTGTCTGTACCGACATCTGAAAAAAAGCAGATTGATATCTATGGTTTCTACAATGATATTATGGAGACACGGGCATGGAGACTGAGCAACTGGCTACAAAAGGAAAAGGGCATTAACTCGATCCCTACCCTTGAAATACAGTTAAAACCGGCAGCCATGTTAGCGGGCTTGGGATTCATCGGACATAACACCCTGCTTATTACTCCTGAATATGGTCCCAGGGTAAGGTGGATCGCATTGCTTGTGGACACAGAATTAGACCCTGATGAGCCTTTTGAAAGGGACCTCTGCGCTGAACAACCTTTATGCCGGAATAAAGAACTCTGCGTAAAGGCATGCCCGTTCCAGGCGATTATTCCCGGCCCTTCACAGGGTGTGCCACCAGGTGAGAAGGTGAAGGTATTTGACTGTGTAATTTTGCATCAGGCCGATAAAGAGCTTGAAGAGAAATGGGAGAAATACATTCGTCGTACAACTGAGCGGGGATTTATGGAGTGCACCAGATGCAATGTTGTTTGCCCCTATGGCAAACCTGTTGATGATAAGATCATCCCGGAAAAAAGGGGAGTATCAAATCATGTCCAAAGTTGA
- a CDS encoding redoxin domain-containing protein, whose amino-acid sequence MSKVEVNTHAPDFILPDFRGNSVRLSDFAGRKNVLVVFNRGFVUPFCRRHLVQLRQDYQQFVKLDTEIIVIGPEEAESFEKNWIKEALPFIGLPDPEHKVLNLYGQEFNLFKLGRMPAQMLIDKTGMLRYVHYGHSMADIPSNEEIIKLIEQ is encoded by the coding sequence ATGTCCAAAGTTGAGGTAAATACCCATGCTCCTGATTTCATACTGCCTGATTTCAGGGGTAACAGTGTAAGGCTTTCAGATTTTGCCGGACGTAAAAATGTGCTGGTAGTATTTAACCGCGGGTTTGTCTGACCATTCTGCCGCAGGCATCTGGTACAGTTGCGTCAGGACTACCAGCAGTTTGTAAAACTGGATACAGAGATTATAGTTATCGGTCCTGAAGAGGCAGAATCATTTGAAAAGAACTGGATAAAGGAAGCGCTGCCATTTATCGGGTTACCTGATCCGGAACATAAAGTGTTGAATTTGTATGGACAGGAGTTTAACCTGTTCAAGCTGGGCAGAATGCCTGCCCAGATGCTTATTGATAAGACCGGTATGCTCAGGTATGTGCATTACGGCCATTCGATGGCGGACATTCCTTCGAATGAAGAAATTATAAAACTTATAGAACAATAG
- a CDS encoding tetratricopeptide repeat protein, with the protein MYIPESSINEILENSPSQETLHLLLPLLKAEGKINLVIRECRKAVSRFPNDLYFKKILAETYMEEGQLLDAEEEAAKVIEGIKRLATAYKLQAEIYLRQGRNEDAALCLSHFLSFYPEDKDAAFKLKELGLQDEAPLPESGDKLMDSGIQELEQELPEIITATLAKVYFDQGKLDEAKEIYEKLAEMNPDDAVAASHFKEISALSDINDAQEETPPVNERRHKTEKIISVLDAWRKNISALSNSGTTAV; encoded by the coding sequence ATGTATATCCCGGAAAGCAGCATCAATGAAATACTGGAGAATTCGCCATCGCAGGAGACCCTTCATTTGTTACTCCCCCTGCTCAAGGCTGAAGGAAAAATAAACCTGGTAATCAGGGAGTGCCGCAAGGCCGTTTCAAGGTTTCCCAATGACCTTTATTTTAAAAAGATCCTGGCAGAGACATACATGGAAGAGGGGCAGCTTCTTGATGCAGAGGAAGAGGCTGCCAAGGTTATAGAGGGCATTAAAAGACTTGCCACGGCATATAAATTACAGGCAGAGATATACCTGCGACAGGGGCGAAATGAGGATGCTGCTTTATGTCTCAGCCATTTTCTTTCTTTTTACCCTGAAGATAAAGACGCAGCATTTAAGCTTAAAGAACTGGGCCTGCAAGATGAGGCCCCTTTACCAGAGTCAGGTGACAAACTCATGGATTCCGGTATACAGGAGCTGGAACAGGAGCTGCCCGAGATAATTACCGCCACCCTTGCAAAGGTATATTTTGATCAGGGAAAGCTTGATGAGGCAAAAGAGATCTATGAGAAGCTTGCAGAGATGAACCCTGATGATGCGGTTGCGGCATCGCATTTTAAGGAGATATCAGCCCTTTCGGATATAAATGATGCACAGGAAGAGACTCCGCCTGTTAATGAGAGGCGCCATAAAACAGAAAAGATCATATCAGTACTGGATGCATGGCGCAAAAATATCAGTGCCCTTTCTAACAGCGGAACAACCGCTGTATAG
- a CDS encoding septum formation initiator family protein translates to MESPKTNFFRIILPGILIIILVGSWLAFGDRGIRWVVTMEKERQEYLERIKRLEAANEELRVEIERLKYDREYIETAARRELGLLKDNEVIYKFNEEEKK, encoded by the coding sequence TTGGAAAGTCCTAAAACAAATTTTTTCAGAATAATTTTACCGGGTATATTAATTATCATCCTGGTTGGATCATGGCTTGCATTTGGTGATAGGGGTATAAGATGGGTTGTCACCATGGAAAAGGAGCGGCAGGAATACCTTGAGAGGATAAAAAGGCTTGAGGCAGCCAATGAGGAGTTGAGGGTAGAGATAGAGAGGCTCAAGTATGACAGGGAATATATAGAGACGGCCGCCAGGAGAGAGCTTGGCCTTTTAAAGGACAATGAAGTAATCTACAAATTCAATGAAGAAGAAAAAAAATAA
- a CDS encoding biopolymer transporter ExbD, with product MRFRKTKDEEENIGIAPLVDIVFLLLIFFMVTSHYDIAAGVQIKLPKITKKAADPDAENRVIITVDKDAAIYIEGEKIDISALEQRLTKEIKERGVLDLVLQADVDVSHGNVVKIMDIAKNAGINSIVIAARWRSKELM from the coding sequence ATGAGATTCAGGAAAACAAAGGATGAAGAAGAGAACATAGGGATTGCGCCCCTTGTGGATATTGTGTTCCTGCTCCTTATCTTTTTCATGGTTACCTCACACTATGATATTGCGGCAGGTGTACAGATCAAGCTCCCCAAGATAACTAAAAAGGCAGCAGACCCGGATGCGGAGAACAGGGTTATCATCACTGTAGACAAGGATGCGGCCATCTATATTGAAGGGGAAAAGATCGATATAAGCGCCCTTGAACAAAGACTAACTAAAGAGATAAAGGAGCGGGGTGTGCTTGACCTTGTGCTTCAGGCCGATGTGGATGTGAGCCACGGCAATGTGGTAAAGATAATGGATATAGCAAAGAACGCAGGGATTAATTCCATTGTAATTGCGGCAAGGTGGCGGTCAAAGGAATTGATGTAA
- a CDS encoding MotA/TolQ/ExbB proton channel family protein, whose translation MIDFIIKGGIVMYPIILCSIIALGIFIERLWILRKKAVIPADLVSFVEDRLKKKNIPAALDICEKSDSSIAKIFLAGLKNSSKGMWLVKEAIEDRGSRESVILEKNVGMLSTIANLSPLLGLLGTVSGMIKTFKVVSQGSGNPALLAGGIAEALITTAAGLCVAIPVLVGYRYLKNRAESLIFEMEESSIRMIEIIENATTKE comes from the coding sequence CATAATCCTGTGCTCGATTATTGCGCTCGGGATCTTTATTGAGAGATTATGGATACTCAGGAAAAAGGCGGTTATCCCTGCTGACCTGGTCTCCTTTGTGGAGGACAGGCTCAAAAAAAAGAATATCCCTGCTGCCCTTGATATCTGTGAAAAGAGCGATTCATCCATTGCAAAGATATTCCTTGCCGGCCTTAAAAACAGCAGCAAGGGCATGTGGCTTGTAAAGGAGGCCATTGAGGATCGGGGCAGCCGTGAGAGCGTAATCCTTGAAAAGAATGTGGGCATGTTATCGACCATTGCAAACCTCTCCCCGCTTTTAGGGCTCTTAGGCACTGTATCGGGCATGATCAAGACATTTAAGGTGGTTTCACAGGGGAGCGGCAACCCGGCCCTGCTTGCAGGCGGTATTGCAGAGGCACTGATCACCACTGCTGCTGGCCTGTGTGTTGCAATTCCGGTGCTTGTGGGGTACAGATATTTAAAAAACAGGGCCGAATCCCTCATATTTGAGATGGAAGAAAGCTCTATAAGGATGATTGAGATAATAGAAAACGCAACCACAAAGGAATAA